The following proteins are encoded in a genomic region of Myxosarcina sp. GI1:
- a CDS encoding TMEM14 family protein — MNLSVFAAIAYGLLTFCGGIVGYMQAKSKASLISGCLSGILLLIAAWLQFQDIGFGLILAQIITLLLIVVFAVRLVKTKKFMPAGIMLVAGAIALVLLFSENY; from the coding sequence ATGAACTTGTCCGTATTTGCAGCGATCGCCTATGGATTGCTTACTTTTTGTGGCGGCATTGTAGGTTATATGCAAGCTAAAAGTAAAGCTTCGCTTATTTCTGGCTGTTTGAGCGGTATTCTGTTGCTAATAGCCGCTTGGTTGCAGTTTCAAGATATAGGTTTTGGCTTAATTCTAGCTCAAATTATAACTCTACTATTAATAGTCGTATTTGCCGTTCGTTTGGTAAAAACTAAAAAATTTATGCCTGCAGGAATTATGCTGGTAGCTGGTGCGATCGCTCTGGTTTTGCTATTTTCGGAAAATTACTGA
- a CDS encoding circadian clock KaiB family protein, with amino-acid sequence MPKSTEPPSLPDTFKGIALFTPGGDLIYGIDAERRSRWHIHLCSGLQEIWGLSETPHFLVPGYTATVDCWRDRHSQQLQVVAETYPAVKRYIPLLNTVFGLEEPVKWKIISWQEEYCSRAILETYRQQFPQLWEERDLIVRLDPSGDRSTVTENLQESDTLAGSKSLTTSQTTQGEYVLRLFISSSDRHTEKTLAHIHQLLERGLTTPYTLKVIDIDKHPERGRKERVIITPTLIRVFPQPVKRIVGELNNIQQVLQIISS; translated from the coding sequence TTGCCAAAATCGACCGAGCCACCCTCTTTACCAGACACCTTTAAAGGTATAGCTCTTTTTACACCAGGAGGGGATTTAATCTATGGCATAGATGCCGAGCGGCGATCGCGTTGGCATATTCATTTATGTTCGGGCTTACAAGAAATTTGGGGTTTGTCCGAAACCCCTCATTTTTTAGTGCCTGGATACACTGCTACGGTAGATTGCTGGCGCGATCGCCACAGCCAACAGCTACAAGTTGTTGCCGAAACATATCCTGCTGTAAAACGCTATATACCCTTGCTGAACACCGTATTTGGACTGGAGGAACCTGTAAAATGGAAAATTATTTCCTGGCAAGAAGAATATTGTAGTCGCGCAATTTTGGAAACTTACCGCCAGCAATTTCCCCAGCTTTGGGAAGAACGAGATTTAATCGTTCGTTTAGATCCATCTGGCGATCGCTCCACAGTAACGGAAAACTTACAAGAATCAGATACTCTAGCGGGATCGAAGTCTTTGACAACCTCCCAAACCACTCAAGGTGAATATGTGTTACGACTATTTATTTCCAGTAGCGATCGCCATACCGAAAAAACTCTGGCACACATCCATCAACTTTTAGAACGGGGTCTTACCACTCCCTATACCCTCAAAGTAATCGATATCGATAAACATCCCGAAAGAGGTAGAAAAGAGCGGGTAATAATAACACCTACATTAATTAGAGTATTTCCCCAACCAGTTAAACGTATAGTTGGCGAATTAAATAATATTCAGCAAGTTTTACAAATTATTTCCAGTTAA
- a CDS encoding PilT/PilU family type 4a pilus ATPase: MNQKPGLPPLPPPPKNLSNNKNNNSAAKTVSTTKPIPDRLPTSKTVAQPNRPQRSSGQPSLETIIKTAFKSGFSDIHLGVGEVPRFRDRGEMELTEYSKTDLNTFMSWLYEVLTDKEVNQFKRDLEFDGATQYDFARVRINIFDSLLGPALVMRLIPLKILTMEELGMSPVFKDIADAHKGLILVTGPTGSGKSTTMAAMVDYINKEHAKHIITIEDPIEFVHQSRRSLIKQREVGINTLQFDNALKAALREDPDIILIGEMRDRGTVNTALKAAQTGHLVMGTLHTNSAIKTIERILTLYSAEEQDAMRVAISESLVAIIAQGLCRTTDGKRAAYHDILVNTETVKDYIKQGKYDEIHSLMQNGEYDGMITTNQSLFALYEDGRITEETALTQSPTPNEMAMMLRGRF; encoded by the coding sequence ATGAATCAAAAACCTGGTTTACCGCCACTACCACCACCACCAAAAAATTTAAGCAACAACAAAAACAACAATTCAGCTGCCAAAACTGTCTCGACAACCAAACCAATTCCAGATCGTCTACCTACTTCCAAGACAGTTGCCCAACCCAATCGTCCTCAACGTTCTTCGGGGCAACCATCATTAGAAACCATCATCAAAACTGCATTTAAATCGGGATTTTCAGATATTCATTTGGGAGTAGGCGAAGTACCAAGATTTCGCGATCGCGGCGAAATGGAATTGACCGAATATTCTAAAACCGATCTCAATACCTTTATGAGTTGGCTATATGAAGTGCTAACTGATAAAGAAGTAAACCAGTTTAAACGAGATCTAGAATTTGATGGCGCAACTCAGTATGATTTTGCTCGCGTGCGAATTAATATCTTCGATAGTCTTTTAGGTCCTGCCTTAGTCATGCGTTTGATTCCTTTAAAAATATTAACTATGGAAGAATTGGGAATGTCGCCAGTATTTAAGGATATTGCCGATGCTCACAAAGGATTGATTTTGGTAACGGGTCCTACTGGTTCGGGTAAGTCTACTACTATGGCGGCGATGGTAGACTACATCAACAAAGAACACGCCAAGCATATTATTACCATTGAAGACCCCATTGAGTTCGTCCACCAAAGCCGTCGCTCTCTAATCAAACAAAGGGAGGTAGGGATTAATACCTTGCAGTTTGATAATGCCCTCAAAGCAGCATTAAGGGAAGATCCTGACATAATTTTAATTGGTGAGATGCGCGATCGCGGTACTGTTAACACTGCTTTAAAAGCGGCTCAAACGGGTCACTTAGTAATGGGAACCTTGCACACCAATAGCGCAATTAAAACTATCGAGCGGATTTTGACCCTTTATAGTGCCGAAGAACAAGATGCCATGCGGGTAGCTATCTCAGAATCTCTGGTGGCAATTATCGCTCAAGGTTTATGCCGCACTACAGATGGCAAGCGAGCTGCATATCACGATATTTTGGTCAACACCGAAACAGTTAAAGACTACATCAAACAAGGTAAGTATGACGAGATTCACAGTTTGATGCAAAATGGCGAATATGACGGCATGATTACTACCAATCAATCGCTGTTTGCACTCTATGAAGATGGTAGAATTACAGAAGAAACCGCTCTAACACAATCGCCCACACCTAATGAAATGGCAATGATGTTGCGTGGTAGGTTTTAG
- the wecB gene encoding non-hydrolyzing UDP-N-acetylglucosamine 2-epimerase, whose translation MTKLFSACVILGTRPEAIKLAPVIQQLNAASKIKTHLILTGQHKEMVDRVMQLFELRADRNLEIMLPKQTLTDITCNSLQGLETVFKEIEPHLVFVQGDTTTAFAAALAAFYRQIPVAHVEAGLRTNNLFDPYPEEANRRLISQLAQLHFAPTELAVKNLKAAGVTGEIHHTGNTVIDTLLAVAKKQPVCEIDGLNWQKYRVLLATVHRRENWGKPLKNILQGFKAVLDHFPDTALLLPLHRNPTVREPITAALASHPRVFLTEPLDYTQLVGAIAQCHLLLTDSGGLQEEAPSLGKPVLVLRETTERPEAVDAGTAKLVGTNPEQILEVTSKLLTSEAAYQEMATAINPFGDGRASERIVRISSDYLTSKFK comes from the coding sequence ATGACCAAACTTTTTTCTGCTTGCGTAATCTTGGGAACTCGCCCAGAGGCGATTAAACTCGCACCAGTAATTCAGCAACTTAATGCTGCTAGCAAAATTAAAACCCATTTAATTTTGACAGGGCAACATAAGGAAATGGTAGATAGAGTTATGCAGTTATTTGAGTTACGAGCCGATCGCAACTTAGAAATTATGTTACCCAAGCAAACTCTAACTGATATTACCTGTAATAGTTTGCAGGGTTTAGAGACAGTATTTAAAGAGATCGAACCTCATTTAGTTTTTGTTCAGGGAGACACTACTACCGCTTTTGCTGCTGCTTTAGCCGCATTTTATCGGCAAATTCCTGTAGCTCATGTTGAAGCTGGTTTGCGTACGAATAATCTGTTCGATCCCTATCCAGAAGAAGCCAATCGCCGTTTAATTTCTCAACTAGCTCAACTTCATTTTGCTCCTACAGAATTGGCGGTCAAAAATCTTAAAGCTGCGGGAGTGACGGGCGAAATTCACCATACGGGCAATACTGTAATTGATACTCTCCTAGCCGTTGCTAAAAAGCAGCCAGTATGCGAGATCGATGGTCTTAACTGGCAGAAATATCGAGTTCTTTTAGCAACAGTCCATCGTAGAGAAAATTGGGGAAAACCGTTAAAAAACATTTTGCAAGGATTTAAGGCAGTATTAGACCATTTTCCAGATACCGCATTGCTTCTACCTTTACATCGTAATCCCACAGTTAGAGAACCGATTACCGCTGCTTTAGCCAGTCATCCCCGCGTATTTCTGACCGAACCACTAGATTACACTCAGTTAGTTGGTGCGATCGCTCAATGTCATTTATTACTGACCGATTCTGGAGGTTTACAAGAAGAAGCTCCTAGTTTGGGTAAACCCGTGTTAGTCTTACGAGAAACTACCGAGCGACCAGAAGCGGTTGATGCAGGCACTGCCAAACTAGTTGGTACTAATCCCGAACAAATTTTAGAAGTTACCAGTAAACTACTAACTTCTGAGGCTGCCTATCAGGAAATGGCAACCGCCATCAATCCTTTTGGCGATGGTCGTGCTTCAGAAAGAATTGTGCGGATTAGTAGCGATTATTTAACCAGTAAGTTTAAATAA
- a CDS encoding aspartyl/asparaginyl beta-hydroxylase domain-containing protein: protein MRSKPKQRYLANIWRSLLSRNKIRDWLIYDVGFKLVQKYEQLIPNYSLISNTPFIDPQELSWTKELEANWQVIRQELDEILKHAAQLPSFHDISPDQAYNISKDSLWKTYFLYGYGIKTAENCHRCPETTRLIEQIPGMKTAFFSILLPGKHIPEHRGPYKGVVRCLLGLKIPEPKEKCRLRVADEIRYWEEGKAMIFDDSFLHEAWNETDGIRVVLFLDVVRPLRFPLSLVNNLLLKIIAVSPFVKDAVNNQKQWNERLKQLYDR from the coding sequence ATGAGGAGTAAACCAAAGCAACGTTATCTAGCTAATATTTGGCGATCGCTACTATCGCGTAACAAAATTCGAGATTGGCTAATTTATGATGTTGGCTTTAAGCTAGTTCAAAAATACGAACAGTTAATTCCCAATTATTCTTTAATTAGCAATACGCCTTTTATCGACCCCCAAGAGTTATCTTGGACTAAAGAGTTAGAGGCTAACTGGCAAGTTATTCGTCAAGAATTAGATGAGATTTTAAAACACGCCGCACAACTACCTAGCTTTCATGATATTTCTCCCGATCAGGCATACAACATAAGTAAGGACTCCTTGTGGAAAACTTATTTTCTCTATGGTTACGGAATTAAAACAGCAGAAAACTGTCATCGTTGTCCTGAAACTACACGTTTAATCGAACAAATTCCAGGAATGAAAACGGCTTTTTTCTCGATTTTGCTGCCAGGGAAGCATATTCCCGAACATAGGGGTCCCTATAAAGGAGTGGTTCGCTGTCTACTAGGTTTGAAAATTCCCGAACCAAAGGAAAAATGTCGTCTTCGGGTTGCGGACGAAATCAGATATTGGGAAGAAGGAAAAGCAATGATTTTCGATGATTCTTTTCTTCACGAAGCATGGAACGAAACCGATGGCATCAGAGTAGTATTGTTTTTAGATGTCGTACGTCCTCTACGTTTCCCTTTGTCTTTAGTAAATAATCTTTTACTAAAAATTATTGCTGTTTCTCCTTTTGTTAAAGATGCCGTTAACAATCAGAAACAGTGGAACGAACGTTTAAAACAATTGTACGACCGCTAA
- the smpB gene encoding SsrA-binding protein SmpB, whose amino-acid sequence MGERQTNIKIVSDNRQARYLYEILETYEAGIALVGTEVKSIRAGKVNLRDGYAFIRQGEAWLSNVHISPYKAGGEHFNHEPRRVRKLLLHRREINKLIGQVEQQGLTLVPLKMYFKKGRVKVSIGLAKGKKLYDKRETIKRRQDEREMARAVKKY is encoded by the coding sequence ATGGGAGAGCGACAAACTAATATCAAAATTGTCAGTGACAACCGACAGGCTCGTTATCTTTATGAAATATTAGAAACTTACGAAGCGGGAATTGCTTTAGTCGGTACGGAAGTAAAATCTATTAGAGCGGGAAAAGTTAATCTTAGAGATGGCTATGCTTTTATTCGTCAAGGGGAAGCTTGGTTATCAAACGTTCATATATCTCCCTACAAGGCGGGTGGAGAGCATTTTAACCACGAACCCCGTCGTGTTCGCAAATTACTATTACATCGGCGCGAAATTAACAAACTGATCGGACAGGTAGAACAACAGGGATTAACTTTAGTTCCTTTAAAGATGTATTTTAAGAAAGGACGAGTCAAAGTTAGTATCGGTTTGGCTAAAGGTAAAAAACTATACGACAAGAGAGAAACAATCAAACGTCGTCAAGATGAGAGAGAAATGGCAAGAGCGGTGAAAAAATACTAA
- a CDS encoding IctB family putative bicarbonate transporter, with amino-acid sequence MLEPQSNRWLDASYLYRSVGWFSAWKQGSWLLQWSEVIGACLLSILFLLAPVVSTGLIGVLLVAVAGYWFLVTVSDESRWGITPIHLLVFLYWCIATIATAFSPVKSAAVSGWVTLTLYLCLFALASRILRSPRLSNWIITSFLAIALLVSCYGVRQEFFGVVQLATWNDPNSALANDTRVYSYLGNPNLLGGYLLPAIALSIAAIFVWQSWIQKTLAVIMVAINSACLYFTDSRGAWLAMAALVATVLLLFYYWWRQYLPRFWRIWLLPLVFGSLAGLLTVAILSSETLRLRFASIFAGRKDSSNNFRINVWEAVFKMIRDYPLTGIGPGHDAFNQVYPRYMNSRYPALSAYSIYLEHLVEMGYFGLGCFLWLLFITLSYGIRQLTSLRDRRDISGFWLIGAIAATVGLSIHGIVDTVWYRPQISTLWWFVLAIVASYYDNLTSVWRQVKS; translated from the coding sequence TTGTTAGAGCCGCAGTCTAATCGATGGCTCGATGCTAGCTATCTCTATCGCTCCGTTGGTTGGTTCTCCGCTTGGAAACAGGGAAGTTGGTTACTCCAATGGTCAGAAGTAATAGGAGCTTGCTTATTGAGCATACTTTTTTTGCTTGCACCTGTTGTTTCTACTGGTTTGATTGGGGTGCTGTTAGTTGCTGTTGCAGGCTATTGGTTTTTAGTTACCGTTTCTGATGAGTCGCGATGGGGAATAACGCCCATACATTTACTAGTTTTTTTATATTGGTGTATCGCTACGATCGCCACCGCTTTTTCACCAGTCAAATCCGCAGCAGTTTCGGGTTGGGTTACTTTAACTTTGTATTTATGTTTATTTGCTTTAGCTTCTAGAATTTTACGCTCCCCTCGTTTGAGCAATTGGATAATTACTAGCTTTTTGGCAATTGCTCTACTAGTTAGTTGCTATGGAGTACGCCAAGAATTTTTTGGCGTAGTGCAGCTTGCCACCTGGAATGACCCTAATTCGGCTTTAGCCAACGATACTAGAGTTTATAGCTATTTGGGAAATCCCAATCTTTTGGGGGGATATTTACTGCCAGCGATCGCTCTTAGTATCGCCGCCATATTTGTCTGGCAGAGTTGGATTCAAAAAACCTTAGCCGTAATCATGGTGGCGATAAATTCTGCCTGTCTGTATTTTACCGACAGTCGGGGTGCCTGGCTGGCAATGGCGGCTTTAGTTGCTACCGTATTGCTGTTATTTTACTATTGGTGGCGACAGTATTTACCTCGCTTTTGGCGAATTTGGTTGTTGCCACTGGTGTTTGGTAGTTTGGCTGGATTGCTAACCGTAGCCATATTATCTTCAGAAACTTTAAGGTTGCGATTTGCCAGTATTTTTGCAGGGCGAAAAGATAGCAGTAATAATTTTCGGATCAACGTTTGGGAAGCAGTATTTAAAATGATTCGCGACTATCCCCTCACTGGTATTGGTCCAGGTCACGATGCCTTCAATCAGGTTTATCCTCGCTATATGAATAGTCGCTACCCTGCTTTAAGTGCTTACTCGATTTATCTCGAACATTTGGTAGAAATGGGATATTTCGGATTGGGCTGTTTTTTGTGGTTGCTCTTTATTACTTTGAGTTACGGTATCCGTCAGCTTACTAGTTTGCGCGATCGCAGAGATATTAGCGGTTTCTGGCTAATTGGAGCCATAGCAGCAACTGTAGGATTATCAATTCATGGCATTGTCGATACGGTCTGGTACCGTCCGCAAATAAGTACTTTATGGTGGTTTGTTCTGGCGATCGTCGCCAGTTATTACGACAATCTTACAAGTGTTTGGCGGCAAGTAAAATCTTAG
- a CDS encoding GAF domain-containing sensor histidine kinase, which yields MTKPKNRLFCRLDGLTPIVREQQRAKILERLGLLSSELVPVFEEATQTASAFLETPICILSLVVEDELRFKSAVGLSSIGLMNQLASQRKMALRESFSTYVVDSQQPLIIDDTLTEIVFAKSLLAQHYGIRAYLGVPLISTEGICLGSLEVMDLHPRQFSQKEVDFLALTARWCLREFERDRAIVWQREPALNLVATSSVKPQQANLLATTNAIEESISVATEAVAAHPVKAKLLAQLTQELRTPLTSVIGMASVLCREVYGSLTVKQREYLEIIHNSGQNLISLVDEIVSLGVLSEGELELNTTSIDIEMLCQQVINSLSDKAKQQQQSLRLSVEPGNRIWHLDKDKVKQALYYLINGVLEMSEAGGEVRVHVSRRERALNIAVWITHPWLGDGLTSIELYSQSVSKALAIEAANIENNFNFGTSDIMLGNKLLTSSALMSAIKDGKSSDRDEEKIPRDVLGLLLCCHLVELHEGRVIVQGSPESGYRYVLQLPKAQLQEEQNIA from the coding sequence ATGACCAAGCCAAAAAACCGACTTTTTTGCCGTTTGGATGGTCTAACTCCCATTGTCAGAGAACAGCAAAGAGCCAAAATTCTAGAGCGACTCGGTTTATTGTCATCAGAATTAGTTCCCGTTTTTGAAGAAGCAACTCAAACCGCTTCGGCATTTTTGGAAACTCCGATTTGTATTCTTAGTTTGGTAGTAGAAGACGAATTACGTTTTAAATCCGCAGTTGGTTTGTCATCCATAGGTTTGATGAATCAGCTTGCGTCGCAAAGAAAAATGGCACTTAGAGAATCTTTTAGTACTTATGTAGTTGATAGCCAACAACCTCTAATCATCGACGATACTTTAACTGAGATAGTTTTTGCCAAAAGTTTGCTAGCGCAACATTACGGTATTCGAGCTTATTTGGGAGTACCCTTGATAAGTACTGAAGGAATTTGTCTTGGCAGTCTCGAAGTTATGGATTTACATCCCAGACAATTCAGCCAAAAAGAAGTTGATTTTCTAGCTCTAACTGCACGTTGGTGTTTGCGAGAGTTCGAGCGCGATCGCGCTATTGTCTGGCAACGAGAACCAGCCCTCAATTTAGTAGCTACATCGTCGGTAAAACCACAGCAAGCAAATTTGTTAGCTACTACCAACGCCATTGAAGAATCTATCTCGGTTGCTACCGAAGCAGTTGCCGCACATCCAGTCAAAGCCAAGCTATTAGCGCAGCTTACTCAAGAATTGAGAACTCCGTTGACTTCTGTAATTGGTATGGCTAGCGTTTTATGTAGAGAAGTATATGGTTCTTTGACTGTCAAACAGAGAGAATATTTAGAAATCATTCACAACAGCGGACAAAATTTGATTTCTTTGGTAGACGAAATTGTCAGTCTGGGAGTTTTGAGCGAAGGAGAATTAGAGCTCAATACTACTTCAATTGATATTGAAATGCTCTGCCAGCAGGTCATTAATAGTTTGAGTGATAAAGCCAAACAGCAACAGCAATCTCTACGTCTCTCTGTCGAGCCTGGAAATCGTATCTGGCATTTAGACAAAGATAAGGTCAAACAAGCACTTTATTATTTAATAAATGGCGTTTTAGAAATGTCGGAAGCGGGGGGAGAAGTTAGAGTTCACGTTTCTCGGCGCGAGCGGGCTTTAAATATTGCCGTTTGGATTACCCATCCCTGGTTGGGAGACGGTTTGACCTCCATAGAACTTTATTCTCAATCGGTTTCCAAAGCTCTGGCAATTGAAGCAGCCAACATAGAAAACAACTTTAATTTTGGTACGAGCGACATAATGTTAGGCAACAAATTGCTGACTTCTTCAGCTCTAATGAGTGCCATTAAAGATGGAAAATCTAGCGATCGCGACGAGGAAAAAATTCCTCGCGACGTTTTAGGACTTTTACTCTGTTGTCATTTAGTCGAACTTCATGAAGGTAGAGTAATCGTTCAAGGTTCGCCCGAATCTGGTTATCGCTATGTATTGCAGTTACCTAAAGCCCAGTTACAAGAAGAACAAAATATAGCTTAA
- a CDS encoding GUN4 domain-containing protein, which produces MEEKYELETQLRSPSEKNQLQVIPKLVATGETGLEALMEWMDSRRDRQPNLALAKAYQALYRADTPKTREFLQTRFPDGIITPNSQRDVDYQSVQELLAKQDFKSADTLTRQKLCELAGTAAQQRGWLYFSEVDNFPASDLETINRLWLLYSEGKFGFSVQRKIWLSVGKDFDRLWQRIGWKTSGNWTRYPQEFTWDLSAPEGHLPLSNQLRGVRVIASIFSHPVWTQTSV; this is translated from the coding sequence ATGGAAGAAAAATACGAGCTTGAGACTCAACTGCGATCGCCATCAGAGAAAAACCAGCTACAGGTTATTCCCAAGCTAGTCGCTACAGGAGAAACGGGTTTAGAAGCCCTGATGGAATGGATGGATTCCCGTCGCGATCGACAGCCCAATCTAGCATTGGCAAAAGCCTATCAAGCTTTATATCGGGCAGATACTCCTAAAACTAGAGAGTTTTTGCAGACCAGATTTCCCGATGGTATTATTACCCCGAACTCGCAGCGTGACGTTGATTATCAAAGCGTACAGGAGTTATTGGCAAAGCAAGATTTTAAAAGTGCCGATACTTTAACCCGACAAAAGCTCTGCGAACTAGCAGGAACGGCGGCACAGCAACGTGGATGGCTGTATTTTAGCGAAGTCGATAATTTTCCTGCCAGCGACCTGGAGACTATAAATCGTCTTTGGCTATTGTATTCCGAAGGAAAATTTGGTTTCTCCGTACAAAGGAAAATTTGGTTGTCTGTTGGTAAAGATTTCGACCGTTTGTGGCAGCGAATTGGCTGGAAAACAAGTGGTAATTGGACTCGCTACCCTCAAGAATTCACCTGGGATTTGTCTGCTCCTGAAGGTCATTTGCCTCTATCAAACCAGCTTAGAGGTGTCAGAGTTATTGCCTCTATTTTCTCTCACCCCGTCTGGACTCAAACATCTGTTTGA
- a CDS encoding NADP-dependent isocitrate dehydrogenase, with product MYEKLTPPTTGSKINIQDGKPVVPDNPIIPFIRGDGTGVDIWPATQTVLDAAVKAAYGDRRKIEWFKIYAGDEACDRYGTYQYLPEDTLKAIKEYGIAIKGPLTTPVGGGIRSLNVALRQIFQLYACVRPCRYYQGTPSPHKYPEKLDIIVYRENTEDIYLGIEWKKGDEIGKRLLDLLNNELIPATPEHGKKQIPQDAGIGIKPISKTGSQRLVRRAIQHALQLPPAKQQVTLVHKGNIMKYTEGAFRDWGYELAKIEFRSECVTERESWILSNRERDPEISVDDNARKLEPGYDALTPEKQEEIRQEVVTVLDSIWHSHGSGQWRNKVMVNDRIADSIFQQIQTRPDEYSILATMNLNGDYLSDAAAAIVGGLGMSPGANIGDNCAIFEATHGTAPKHAGLDRINPGSVILSGVMMLEYMGWQEAADLIQQGMGEAIAKRQVTYDLARMMTPEVEHPLKCSEFAKAIVENFS from the coding sequence ATGTACGAAAAACTCACTCCACCTACCACTGGCTCGAAAATTAATATTCAAGATGGAAAACCAGTAGTTCCTGACAATCCAATTATTCCCTTTATTCGCGGCGATGGTACGGGGGTAGACATTTGGCCTGCAACCCAAACTGTTCTTGATGCTGCGGTAAAAGCAGCTTATGGCGATCGCCGCAAGATCGAGTGGTTTAAAATTTATGCTGGAGATGAAGCTTGCGATCGCTACGGCACCTATCAGTATTTACCAGAAGATACCCTAAAAGCCATAAAAGAGTATGGAATCGCTATTAAAGGTCCGTTAACTACACCTGTAGGTGGTGGTATTCGCTCGCTTAACGTTGCTCTGAGACAAATTTTTCAACTATACGCCTGCGTACGTCCCTGTAGATATTATCAAGGCACTCCTTCTCCTCATAAATATCCAGAAAAGTTAGATATCATAGTCTATCGCGAAAATACTGAAGATATTTATTTGGGAATTGAATGGAAAAAAGGTGATGAAATTGGCAAGCGACTGCTCGATTTACTCAACAATGAATTAATTCCTGCTACCCCCGAACATGGCAAAAAACAAATTCCTCAAGATGCTGGAATAGGCATTAAGCCAATCAGCAAAACTGGTTCGCAACGTTTGGTTCGTCGTGCTATCCAACATGCTTTGCAGCTGCCGCCAGCTAAACAGCAGGTAACTTTGGTGCATAAAGGTAATATTATGAAATATACCGAAGGTGCGTTTCGCGACTGGGGTTACGAACTGGCTAAAATCGAATTTCGTAGCGAATGCGTGACCGAGCGGGAATCGTGGATTCTTAGCAATCGCGAACGAGATCCCGAAATTAGTGTAGACGACAATGCTCGTAAACTCGAACCAGGCTATGATGCTCTAACACCAGAAAAACAAGAAGAAATTCGCCAGGAAGTTGTTACAGTATTAGATTCAATTTGGCATAGTCATGGTTCGGGACAATGGCGTAACAAAGTTATGGTCAACGATCGCATTGCCGATAGTATTTTTCAGCAAATTCAAACCAGACCCGATGAGTATTCGATACTCGCTACGATGAATCTTAATGGAGACTATCTTTCTGATGCGGCAGCAGCAATTGTCGGAGGTTTGGGCATGAGTCCTGGAGCTAATATCGGCGATAATTGTGCGATTTTTGAAGCTACTCACGGCACAGCACCAAAACACGCTGGTTTGGATCGGATCAATCCTGGTTCGGTAATTTTATCTGGGGTAATGATGCTTGAGTATATGGGCTGGCAAGAAGCAGCAGACTTAATTCAGCAAGGTATGGGTGAGGCGATCGCCAAACGGCAAGTGACCTACGATTTGGCCAGAATGATGACTCCAGAAGTAGAACATCCGCTTAAATGTTCGGAGTTTGCCAAAGCCATTGTTGAAAACTTCAGCTAA
- a CDS encoding ABC transporter ATP-binding protein: MTETILKVTDVYAGYIKDLNILQGINFQVAPGEIVAVIGPNGAGKSTLAKAIFGLVKLNRGRITFKGKDITGFKSDRIVKRGMCYVPQLSNVFASLSVEENLEMGAFIRRGSIQSQKNSIYSMFPRLADRRRQRAGTLSGGERQMLAMGKALMLDPELLLLDEPSAALSPILVDAVFEQIRAINQTGKAIVLVEQNARKALLMADRGYVLENGRDRFEGTGANLLNDPQVKALYLGAGYKS; encoded by the coding sequence ATGACAGAAACTATCTTAAAGGTTACTGATGTTTATGCTGGTTATATCAAAGATTTAAATATACTTCAGGGTATTAATTTCCAAGTTGCACCAGGGGAAATAGTGGCGGTCATCGGACCTAATGGTGCGGGAAAATCTACTCTGGCTAAAGCTATTTTTGGTCTGGTCAAACTCAACCGAGGTCGAATTACTTTTAAAGGAAAAGATATTACAGGGTTTAAATCAGACCGAATTGTCAAGCGAGGAATGTGCTATGTTCCCCAGTTGTCTAACGTTTTCGCCTCTCTCTCAGTAGAAGAAAATTTAGAAATGGGGGCATTTATTCGTCGGGGTTCGATTCAGTCACAAAAAAATTCTATTTATAGTATGTTTCCCCGTTTAGCCGACCGTCGCCGACAAAGAGCGGGAACCCTTTCAGGAGGAGAAAGACAAATGTTGGCTATGGGTAAAGCTTTGATGCTCGACCCAGAGTTACTCCTGTTAGACGAACCGTCTGCTGCTCTCTCGCCAATTTTAGTCGATGCAGTATTCGAGCAAATTCGAGCTATCAACCAGACTGGAAAGGCAATAGTTTTAGTAGAGCAAAATGCTAGAAAAGCTTTACTAATGGCAGATCGAGGATATGTTTTAGAAAATGGACGCGATCGCTTTGAAGGCACGGGAGCCAATTTACTCAACGACCCGCAGGTAAAAGCACTGTATCTGGGCGCGGGCTACAAAAGTTAA